In Sphingomonas sp. LT1P40, the following are encoded in one genomic region:
- a CDS encoding pyridoxamine 5'-phosphate oxidase family protein: MPTPQELKDKFWKALDDDRTLFLGLDGVDDGHAQPMTALRDTDSDGGPIWFFTTKDNGIVQSLQEGSRAMAHFVTRGHDLWATLHGNLSVDTDRAVIDRLWNPFVAAWYEGGKDDPKLQLLRLDAESAQIWLNENSLFAGIKMLLGADPKQEYRDKVAEVSLN, encoded by the coding sequence ATGCCCACCCCACAGGAACTCAAGGATAAATTCTGGAAAGCGCTCGACGACGATCGCACGCTTTTCCTCGGTCTGGACGGCGTCGATGACGGCCATGCGCAGCCGATGACCGCGCTGCGCGATACCGACAGCGATGGCGGCCCGATCTGGTTCTTCACGACGAAGGACAATGGCATCGTCCAGTCGTTGCAGGAAGGCAGCCGCGCGATGGCGCATTTCGTCACGAGGGGTCATGATCTGTGGGCAACGCTCCACGGCAATCTGTCCGTCGACACTGACCGCGCGGTGATCGACCGGTTGTGGAATCCCTTCGTCGCCGCCTGGTACGAAGGTGGAAAGGACGATCCGAAATTACAGCTGCTGCGCCTCGATGCCGAAAGTGCGCAAATCTGGCTCAACGAGAACAGCCTGTTCGCAGGCATCAAGATGTTGCTCGGTGCCGATCCCAAGCAGGAATATCGCGACAAGGTCGCCGAAGTTTCGCTCAATTGA